GGCATCTGTAAAAGCGCCTTTTACATGGCCGAACAGTTCACTTTCAAAGAGGGATTCACTCAATGCACCAAGGTCTACACTCACAAAACGTTTTTCCTTCCTTTGGCTGAGGGCATGGATATGTTTGGCCAGGAGGTCTTTTCCTGTACCATTTTCTCCCAGGATCAGGATGTTGGCATCCGTTCCGGCAACCCGGGAAACGGTTTCCAGTACTTCCTGCATGGCAGGGCTGTCCCCGATCAGTACGTTATCTGTATGTAATGTGGCACCACCGGTTTTTTTCTCCTGTTTGGCCTGGTGGGTTTCCACCGCCGTTTGGATGGTGGCCAGCAGTTTGTCGTTTTCCCAGGGTTTGAGCACAAAATCCACTGCCCCGGCCTTGATGGCCCTTACCGCCATTTCCACATCTCCATAAGCGGTGAACAATACCACGGTGGCTTTGGGGTTGATGTCCAGGATCTTGTCCAGCCATTCAAACCCTTCCTTGCCACTACTCAGGTCGCGGGTGAAATTCATGTCCAGCAGGATCACGTCATATTCAAAATTGCTGACCAGGTAGGGGATCTTTTGGGGATTCTTTTCAAAATCCACCTGCGCGAAATGGCGCTTTAATAACAGGCGCGCTGCCCGGAGAACATCCACATCATCATCAACGATCAAAATTTTTCCTTGCTGGGTACTCATTAGCATGATATTAAATTCCTTGTGTAAACCATCTACTGCAAATGACATTCCGTTCGGCTTGGTGAACAGGCATTTGAGAAGGGCCGTCACAGGGAAAACGGCCCCTGAGCAATATTAAACAAAGATTTATTGCTGTGAAAGGTTATTTTCAGGACAGGCGGATGTTCAGGGGAATGTCCGATAACGGACACGGGCTGTCCGCTTTGGAACAAGCCGTATATTTGTCATGATATGCATAGCCGCCATGGTGGCTAATCCGGGCATTTGGCACTGCTTGGCACATGGATTGAATATTCTAGGGCAGCAATTACGATCATGGATAGACAACTAAAAAAGAAATTCTGGAACAAACAACGCATCTTCCTTATCGGAGGCGGAAGTGCGGTAGTGCTGCTTATTTTGTGGAGCTTCATTTTTGCAGATAAAAGAAGCAAACTGAATGTTGAAAAAGATAAGATCACTATTTCCAAAGTCAGCAAAGGTACCTATGATGAATACATAGTGGTTACGGCAGTTGTGCATCCTCTTAAGACCATCCGCCTGGATGCCATTGAAGGAGGATATGTAGCCTATAAATTCCTGGAAGGAGGTAGCATGGTAAAACGCGGAGATTCTATCCTGCGTTTGGAAAACCAACGCCTGATGATGGATTTTGTGAACAGGGAAACTGAAATGTACCGCCTCATCAATGAACTCCAAAATACCCGCCTGCGTTTAAGGCAGGACAGATTTGCCCTCGAAAAAACACTGAGCGACCTGGACTACCAGGTAGATCAGGCTAAAGATATCTACGAGCGGAACAACAAACTGTTCAAGGATAAAGTAGTGGCAGAACAGGAATTCCTGAAAACCAAACGGGATTACGAAAAGCTGGTACGTCAGCGGGAAATAGAAGTAAAATCCCAGGACTACCAGATAGATAACTCCAAAACCCAGATCATTCAGCTGGAAGGTACCATTGCCAGAACACAGCGTAACCTTCAGCTGATGAAGGAGAACCTGAGCAACCTGGTGGTAAGGGCCCCGGTGGACGGACAACTGTCTTCCATCAATGTGGAAGTGGGTACCAGTATCCTGGCCGGCCAGAACATTGGCCAGATAGATGACCTGGACGGATTTAAAATGAGAGCTGAGATCGATGAACATTATATATCCAGGGTATTCGCAGGGCTTAAAGCAGAGTTCGAATTCAATGGGAAGAAGAATGAAATGACGATCACTAAAGTATATCCTGAAGTAAAGAACAGCCGTTTTGAAGTAGACATGAATTTTTCAACTAATGCGCCGGAAGGTATCCGCCGCGGGCAATCCTCTCCTATCCGCCTCGAATTGGGAAAGTCGTCTGAAGCTATTTTATTGCCCGTAGGTGGTTTCTTTTCTGACACAGGAGGAAACTGGGTATATGTTGTAGAGAAAGGTGGTACACGTGCCGTGAAACGCAACATTACCCTCGGCAGGAAAAATCCTGTTTACTTTGAAGTGCTGGAAGGGCTTCAACCCGGAGAGCAGGTGATCACATCATCGTATGAAAATTTCGGGAACAAGGAAGTACTGGAGTTTTAATTTGTTAAGCCAAATACAATCAAATCACTAACAAACAACAACAATGATCAGAACAGTCAATTTACAAAAACTCTTTACCACTGAGGAAGTAGAAACCACTGCATTGAATGGTATTTATATGGATGTACAGGATGGTGAATTTGTTGCGATCATGGGGCCTTCCGGTTGTGGAAAATCAACACTGCTGAATATCCTGGGCCTGCTGGATAATCCTTCAGATGGAGAATACCATTTCTGGGATAAAGAAGTAGCCCGCATGAGTGAACGTCAGCGTGCGCAATTACGCAAAGGCCACATCGGATTTGTATTCCAGAGTTTTAACCTCATAGATGAACTGACCGTTTTTGAAAATGTGGAACTGCCGCTGCTGTACCTCAAAGTACCCTCCAGCGAAAGAAAGAAAAGAGTGGAAGAAGTGCTGGAGCGTATGAATATCATGCACCGCCGCAATCACTTCCCGCAACAGCTTTCCGGTGGTCAGCAACAACGTGTGGCTATTGCCCGCGCAGTAGTGGCCAAACCAAAACTGATCCTTGCGGATGAGCCTACCGGTAACCTGGATTCTACCAACGGGGAAGAAGTAATGAAATTACTCCAGGAGCTGAATGATGCAGGTACCACACTGATCATGGTAACACACTCCCCCTACGATGCTGGTTTCGCACACCGTATTGTGAACCTCTTCGATGGTAAGGTGGTAACAGAAAATATTAAAGAACAATTTCACGTATAGATCTTATGGAAAAGTCATTCTCTTGTCTTGTGAACCGTTTGCTGGATGTACAATTACTTGCCGGCAATCAACCGCAGGGAAAAAGTATTCAGCAATCAGGTTTCGACTTGTTTGAATTACTTCCTTACATGGCCGTTCCACTGTTAGTGGTGATGATTGGCGGCCTTTATTTCATCAACTCGTACAGAAAAAGAACTTTGAATACTTCAGCGCAAAGCGGAACCGTTTAACTTAATCTGTTTGTTAGTTTTTAAGGCGCCGCCTCCGGCTATTTGTGGCAGGCAGGCGGTTGTCTTTTTTTAATCCTCTAAACCTCGCCAGTTTTTTATGATCAGGAATTACATTAAAGTAGCCATTCGCCACCTGCTGCGTAATAAAGGTATTACTGTTATCAATGTTGCCGGCCTTGCTATAGGAATGGCCTGCTGTATCCTGATCGTATTGTTCATCAGAGATGAATTAAGCTATAATCGTTTTCATGTAAACAGTGAGAATATCTACCGCCTCAATAGTGTGGCACAGCATAAAGACGGGCAGACGGACCGTATGGGCATCTCCCAGTTTGGTGCAGGGCCTGCGTTGAAAGAAGAGTCTTCCCGGATCAAAGATGCAGTAAGGCTCTACACCGCATACAATGTGATCATTTCAAAAGGAGCAGAGAAGTTTAAGCAGGATCAAATATCATATGCTGATGCGGGCTTCCTGAAGATGTTCTCATTCCCGATGATATCAGGCAATCCGTCCACTGCTTTGAAAGAACCCTATACCGGCGTGTTAACGGAAACGGCAGCTAAAAAATATTTCGGGGATGAAGATCCGGTAGGAAAATCCATCCGTTTCCAGGATGCTTTTGACTGCCAGATCACCGGTGTGGTAAAAGATGTTCCTTCTAATTCTGATATAAAGTTCGAAGTACTGCTGTCTATGGAAACATGGCGGCAGAACGTGATAAAAGCAGGAGGGAAACCGGAAGGAAGCTGGTACGGTTTCTCCGATAACTATACTTTTGTTTTATTGCCCCAGGGTGTAACACCTGGGATGATGGAGGGAGAGCTGAAAGTATTTGTAGAAAAATACATTGGCAAAACTGCCAGGCGGTTGGGTGAAACATTTCATTATGAACTGCAACCACTTGCCAATATACATATGCGTCCCAATGGAGATAATGCTACCATGGATAAAACTCCCAAGCTATATCTCTACGGCGCCATAGGATTATTTATCATCCTTATCGCCTGCATCAATTTTATGAACCTCGTAACAGCCCGTGCACATGAAAGGGCCATGGAGGTAGGATTGCGTAAAGTAATGGGAGCAGAAAGAAAAGCATTGATCGTACAGTTCCTGGTGGAATCCATCCTGGTGAGCATGCTGTCTTTCTTATTCGCCCTGCTGCTGGCGCAGATCATGTTACCCGGGTTTAATTACGCGACAGACAAAACCCTGTCTTTGTTCTCCCTGCAAAATATTTCGCTGTTCAGCACTTTGCTACTGCTTTCTATGGTAGTTGGCCTGCTGGCTGGCAGTTATCCTGCATTATACCTTTCCGGATTTTTACCTGTACGTATTCTGAAAGGCGGGCTTAAAAGTGCCGGCCAAAGATCCCTGTTCAGAAAAGCACTGGTCGTATCACAATTCACTATTGCCATTGCACTCATTATTTCAACCGTAGTGATCTATCTGCAGCTCAGGTACCTTCAGCAGAAGGATCTCGGATATGATAAAACGGGGTTGGTGAATTTCTATCTTAATAACGATAAACAGGAAAGTAGCCGTGAAACCTTCAAAGCAGAGGTCGAAAAATTACCTTTTGTAAAAAATACATCTTATACCAGCGCAGCTGTTGGGGATGGTCCGAATAATGCAAACCCTGTTGGCCTGGAAGGCTCCCTGGAAGAGGATAGCAAGGTAGCTTACATCGTGTATGCGGACTTTTCTTATTTCACTAACCTGGGGATTAAGATGGCAGCGGGCCGTGATTTTGACGCCCGTTTTCCAACTGATTCGCTGGATGCTTTTGTGATCAATAAATCCGCTGTCAAAAAATTCGGATTAAAGAACCCGATAGGCAGCCGTTTGGAATGGCGGGGTTCAAATCAGCCAAGAAAAGGTACGGTGATAGGTGTGGTAGAAGACTTCAATTTTGAATCGCTGAGATTACCTGTTGGCCCCATGCTGGCAATGATCCGGCCGGGTTATGCAAGAACCCTTACGGTACGGTTGGAAGCAGGGGACAGGCAAACACAACTGGCAAGTATTGAAACTTTGTGGAATAAAATGATGCCGGCTTTCCCCTTCAATTATTCATTCGTGGAAAACAGCCTGGCTGGTGAATACAAACAGGAACAAAGGGATGGCAGTCTCTTTGGTGCTTATGCCGGCCTTGCTATTGTGATTGCCTGCATGGGTTTATTTGGACTGGCCATGCTCGTTGCACGCCAGCGCACAAAGGAGATCGGCATCCGCAAAGTGCTGGGCGCTTCCATCACCAGTATCACTGCTTTACTTTCTAAAGATTTTATTCAACTCGTATTTATCGCTATACTCATTGCTTCTCCGATTGCCTGGTATGGCATGGATAAATGGTTGCAGGAGTTTGCATTCCATGTACCCATGCCATGGTGGGCATTTGCGGCAGCTGGTGCAGGCGCCCTCATTATTGCGCTGGTCACCATCAGTTTTCAATCCGTTAAAGCAGCGCTGCTGAATCCGGTTAAATCATTAAAATCTGAATGATGTTACGTAACTACCTTAAAATAGCGTTCCGCAATCTGCTGAAGCATAAAGTGAATACCCTGATCAACTTACTTGGGTTGACGGTGGCATTTACCATATGCCTCTTGCTGGTGATCAGTGTATACTATGAGTTCTCTTATAATAAATACCATGTAAACGGAAAGGATATCTACCGCCCTTATTTTGCACAGCAAACCCCGGAAGGTGAACAGTTCCAGCCCACCATGCCGGAACCCATGCTGAAAGCACTAAAGGACCAGTTCTCTGCGGTTAAGTACGGCACGCGTTACATGAGAAGGGGAGGAGAAATTGAATATAACGGCAAACACTATATGAGACAGGTGATCTATGTGGATGCTGATTTTTTCTCCATGTTCACATTTCCACTGATCAAAGGGAATGCTACAAAAGTGCTGGATAGCAAGGATAATATTGTATTGAATGAAGAAGTAGCTACCGCCATTTTCGGAAACGAAGATCCCATCGGGAAAATAGTACGAATGCAATCTACCGGTACCTGGCGTGCCTATACGGTTACCGGAGTAGGAAAGAAAGCACCTGATAATTCCAGCTTTACTTACCAGACTGCCACCCGGTTTGAGAATGAAGATAATTATCCGAACGTTGTTAACCAATGGGAATCCACGAATCATGATCTGTTTATCCAATTGGTTCCCGGCACGGATCCCCGGAAATTTGAAGCAGGCTTACATACTTTTATTAATAAACAATACGAATCCAATATCAGTGATCTGAAGCGGGATGGTGCGCAACCTAATGCTAAAGGTCAGTACCTGGAACTGCGCCTGCAGCCTTTCCT
This DNA window, taken from Chitinophaga niabensis, encodes the following:
- a CDS encoding sigma-54-dependent transcriptional regulator; amino-acid sequence: MSTQQGKILIVDDDVDVLRAARLLLKRHFAQVDFEKNPQKIPYLVSNFEYDVILLDMNFTRDLSSGKEGFEWLDKILDINPKATVVLFTAYGDVEMAVRAIKAGAVDFVLKPWENDKLLATIQTAVETHQAKQEKKTGGATLHTDNVLIGDSPAMQEVLETVSRVAGTDANILILGENGTGKDLLAKHIHALSQRKEKRFVSVDLGALSESLFESELFGHVKGAFTDARDDRNGRFEEANGGTIFLDEIGNISLPFQAKLLTVLQNRAVTRVGSNKAVNVDVRLVCATNRNIQQMAAQNQFRQDLLYRVNTIEVHLPPLRERREDIVPLAEYFLGLYRKKYNRPVAFLHESLITQLEQYDWPGNIRELQHAVERAVILCQGKTLMPKDVFVKANAAPEQLDTGFNLEDMERNMISQALKKCNGNITDAAKELGLSRAALYRRMEKYNL
- a CDS encoding efflux RND transporter periplasmic adaptor subunit, which encodes MDRQLKKKFWNKQRIFLIGGGSAVVLLILWSFIFADKRSKLNVEKDKITISKVSKGTYDEYIVVTAVVHPLKTIRLDAIEGGYVAYKFLEGGSMVKRGDSILRLENQRLMMDFVNRETEMYRLINELQNTRLRLRQDRFALEKTLSDLDYQVDQAKDIYERNNKLFKDKVVAEQEFLKTKRDYEKLVRQREIEVKSQDYQIDNSKTQIIQLEGTIARTQRNLQLMKENLSNLVVRAPVDGQLSSINVEVGTSILAGQNIGQIDDLDGFKMRAEIDEHYISRVFAGLKAEFEFNGKKNEMTITKVYPEVKNSRFEVDMNFSTNAPEGIRRGQSSPIRLELGKSSEAILLPVGGFFSDTGGNWVYVVEKGGTRAVKRNITLGRKNPVYFEVLEGLQPGEQVITSSYENFGNKEVLEF
- a CDS encoding ABC transporter ATP-binding protein, whose translation is MIRTVNLQKLFTTEEVETTALNGIYMDVQDGEFVAIMGPSGCGKSTLLNILGLLDNPSDGEYHFWDKEVARMSERQRAQLRKGHIGFVFQSFNLIDELTVFENVELPLLYLKVPSSERKKRVEEVLERMNIMHRRNHFPQQLSGGQQQRVAIARAVVAKPKLILADEPTGNLDSTNGEEVMKLLQELNDAGTTLIMVTHSPYDAGFAHRIVNLFDGKVVTENIKEQFHV
- a CDS encoding ABC transporter permease, with translation MIRNYIKVAIRHLLRNKGITVINVAGLAIGMACCILIVLFIRDELSYNRFHVNSENIYRLNSVAQHKDGQTDRMGISQFGAGPALKEESSRIKDAVRLYTAYNVIISKGAEKFKQDQISYADAGFLKMFSFPMISGNPSTALKEPYTGVLTETAAKKYFGDEDPVGKSIRFQDAFDCQITGVVKDVPSNSDIKFEVLLSMETWRQNVIKAGGKPEGSWYGFSDNYTFVLLPQGVTPGMMEGELKVFVEKYIGKTARRLGETFHYELQPLANIHMRPNGDNATMDKTPKLYLYGAIGLFIILIACINFMNLVTARAHERAMEVGLRKVMGAERKALIVQFLVESILVSMLSFLFALLLAQIMLPGFNYATDKTLSLFSLQNISLFSTLLLLSMVVGLLAGSYPALYLSGFLPVRILKGGLKSAGQRSLFRKALVVSQFTIAIALIISTVVIYLQLRYLQQKDLGYDKTGLVNFYLNNDKQESSRETFKAEVEKLPFVKNTSYTSAAVGDGPNNANPVGLEGSLEEDSKVAYIVYADFSYFTNLGIKMAAGRDFDARFPTDSLDAFVINKSAVKKFGLKNPIGSRLEWRGSNQPRKGTVIGVVEDFNFESLRLPVGPMLAMIRPGYARTLTVRLEAGDRQTQLASIETLWNKMMPAFPFNYSFVENSLAGEYKQEQRDGSLFGAYAGLAIVIACMGLFGLAMLVARQRTKEIGIRKVLGASITSITALLSKDFIQLVFIAILIASPIAWYGMDKWLQEFAFHVPMPWWAFAAAGAGALIIALVTISFQSVKAALLNPVKSLKSE